A genomic window from Balaenoptera acutorostrata chromosome 20, mBalAcu1.1, whole genome shotgun sequence includes:
- the LOC102998597 gene encoding 60S ribosomal protein L31-like, with product MAPAKCSEKKKGQSAINEVVTRVYTINVHKRIPGVGFKKRAPQALKEIWKFAMKEMGTPDACIDTRLNKTVWAKGIRNVPYRIRVRLSRKHNKDEDSPNKLYTLVTNLPVTTFKNLQTVNVDEN from the coding sequence ATGGCTCCTGCAAAGTGCAGCGAGAAGAAGAAGGGCCAGTCAGCCATCAACGAGGTGGTGACCAGAGTATACACTATCAACGTTCACAAGCGCATCCCTGGAGTGGGTTTCAAGAAGCGTGCCCCTCAGGCACTCAAAGAAATCTGGAAATTTGCCATGAAGGAGATGGGCACTCCAGATGCATGCATTGACACTAGGCTCAACAAAACTGTCTGGGCCAAAGGAATAAGGAATGTCCCATACCGTATCCGTGTGCGGTTGTCCAGAAAACATAATAAAGATGAAGATTCACCAAACAAGCTCTATACGTTGGTTACCAATTTACCTGTCACCACTTTCAAAAATCTGCAGACAGTTAATGTGGATGAGAACTAA
- the ACSF2 gene encoding medium-chain acyl-CoA ligase ACSF2, mitochondrial isoform X1 — translation MLRVGRLCARSPGVLGARVGLSRVWQEVGLWGVRPLRVLAPRLQAPGTEWKLGSRLGKRTFSLINDRKSASSSGEMDRTATLPVGGLSYVQGHTTLHLINKTVGQCLDTTAQRVPDREALVVHHENIRLTFAQLKEEVDKAASGLLSIGLCKGDRLGMWGPNSYAWVLMQLATAQAGIILLVLSPEAHQGSLKVSVNPAYQAMEVEYALRKVGCKALVFPRQFKTQHYYNILKQICPEVEKAQPGDLKSQRLPDLTTVISVDAPLPGTLLLDEVVAAGSQEQNLARLRLTQQLLSCHDPINIQFTSGTTGSPKGATLSHYNIVNNSNMIGERLRLHQKPPDKSRVVLPNPLYHCLGSVGGTMVSLMHGVTLILSSPVFDGKKALEAISRERGSLLYGTPTMFVDILNQPDFSSYDISAMCGGVIGGSPASPELIRAIINKLNMKELVVVYGSTENSPVTFMNFTEDAVAQKAESVGRIMPHTEAQIVNVGTGTLAELNTPGELCIRGYCVMLGYWGEPWKTEEATGQDKWYRTGDIAMMDEQGFCKILGRSKDMIIRGGENIYPAELENFFHTHPQVQEVQVVGVKDDRMGEEICACIQLKKGEKTTAEEIKAFCKGKISHFKIPRYIVFVTNYPLTVSGKVQKFKLREQMEQHLNL, via the exons ATGCTGCGCGTCGGGAGGCTGTGCGCCCGGAGCCCGGGGGTGCTGGGGGCCCGGGTCGGCCTCTCCCGGGTTTGGCAGGAAGTGGGGTTGTGGGGCGTCCGTCCCCTCAG GGTTTTGGCACCAAGGCTCCAGGCCCCTGGCACTGAGTGGAAACTGGGGAGTAGGTTGGGGAAAAGAACCTTCTCTCTGATTAACGACAGGAAGTCAGCCTCCAG TTCTGGAGAGATGGATCGCACCGCCACCCTGCCCGTCGGAGGCCTCAGCTATGTCCAGGGCCATACCACATTGCACCTTATTAACAAGACTGTGGGGCAGTGCCTGGATACCACAGCACAGAGGGTCCCGGACCGAGAGGCCTTGGTTGTCCACCACGAAAACATCAGGTTGACCTTTGCCCAGCTCAAGGAGGAG GTGGACAAAGCTGCTTCTGGGCTCCTGAGTATTGGCCTCTGCAAGGGTGACCGTCTGGGCATGTGGGGACCCAACTCCTACGCATGGGTACTCATGCAGCTGGCCACGGCCCAGGCAGGCATCATTCTG CTAGTGCTTTCTCCTGAAGCCCACCAAGGAAGCCTGAAG GTGTCTGTGAACCCAGCCTACCAGGCTATGGAGGTGGAGTATGCCCTCAGGAAG GTGGGCTGCAAAGCCCTCGTGTTCCCCAGGCAATTCAAGACCCAGCATTACTACAACATCCTGAAGCAGATCTGTCCAGAGGTGGAGAAGGCCCAGCCAGGGGACTTGAAGAGTCAGAG GCTCCCAGATCTGACCACAGTCATCTCGGTGGACGCCCCTCTGCCAGGGACGCTGCTCCTGGATGAGGTGGTGGCAGCTGGCAGTCAAGAGCAGAATCTGGCCCGGCTCCGGCTCACCCAGCAGCTCCTGTCCTGCCATGACCCCATCAACATCCAGTTCACCTCG GGGACAACCGGCAGCCCCAAGGGGGCCACGCTCTCCCACTACAACATTGTCAACAACTCCAACATGATAGGAGAGCGCCTGAGACTGCACCAGAAG CCACCAGACAAGTCACGGGTGGTCCTGCCCAACCCCCTGTACCACTGCCTGGGTTCCGTGGGAGGCACAATGGTGAGCTTGATGCACGGGGTCACCCTCATCCTGTCCTCTCCGGTCTTTGATGGCAAGAAAGCGCTGGAGGCCATCAGCAGAGAGAG AGGCTCCTTGCTGTATGGAACTCCCACAATGTTCGTGGACATTCTGAACCAACCAGACTTCTCAAGTTATGACATCTCAGCCATgtgtggag GTGTGATTGGTGGGTCCCCTGCATCCCCAGAGCTGATCCGAGCCATCATCAACAAGCTGAACATGAAGGAACTGGTG GTGGTTTATGGATCCACAGAGAACAGTCCCGTGACCTTCATGAACTTCACCGAGGACGCAGTGGCGCAGAAGGCAGAAAGTGTGGGCAGGATCATGCCTCACACAGAG GCCCAGATTGTGAACGTGGGGACGGGGACACTGGCAGAGCTGAACACACCTGGAGAGCTGTGCATCCGAGGGTACTGCGTCATGCTGGGCTACTGGGGTGAGCCCTGGAAGACCGAGGAAGCAACTGGACAGGACAAGTGGTACCGGACAGG AGACATTGCCATGATGGACGAGCAGGGCTTCTGCAAGATCCTGGGCCGCTCCAAGGATATGATCATCCGCGGCGGTGAGAACATCTACCCCGCTGAGCTCGAGAACTTCTTTCACACCCACCCACAGGTGCAGGAAGTGCAG GTGGTGGGAGTGAAGGATGACCGGATGGGGGAGGAAATCTGTGCCTGCATTCAGCTCAAGAAAGGGGAGAAGACCACAGCGGAGGAGATCAAGGCTTTCTGCAAAGGGAAG ATCTCCCACTTCAAGATTCCCCGATACATCGTGTTTGTCACAAACTACCCCCTCACCGTCTCAGGAAAG GTCCAGAAATTCAAACTTCGAGAGCAGATGGAACAACATCTAAACCTGTGA
- the ACSF2 gene encoding medium-chain acyl-CoA ligase ACSF2, mitochondrial isoform X3: MLRVGRLCARSPGVLGARVGLSRVWQEVGLWGVRPLRVLAPRLQAPGTEWKLGSRLGKRTFSLINDRKSASSSGEMDRTATLPVGGLSYVQGHTTLHLINKTVGQCLDTTAQRVPDREALVVHHENIRLTFAQLKEEVDKAASGLLSIGLCKGDRLGMWGPNSYAWVLMQLATAQAGIILLVLSPEAHQGSLKVSVNPAYQAMEVEYALRKVGCKALVFPRQFKTQHYYNILKQICPEVEKAQPGDLKSQRLPDLTTVISVDAPLPGTLLLDEVVAAGSQEQNLARLRLTQQLLSCHDPINIQFTSGTTGSPKGATLSHYNIVNNSNMIGERLRLHQKPPDKSRVVLPNPLYHCLGSVGGTMVSLMHGVTLILSSPVFDGKKALEAISRERGSLLYGTPTMFVDILNQPDFSSYDISAMCGGVIGGSPASPELIRAIINKLNMKELVVVYGSTENSPVTFMNFTEDAVAQKAESVGRIMPHTEAQIVNVGTGTLAELNTPGELCIRGYCVMLGYWGEPWKTEEATGQDKWYRTGDIAMMDEQGFCKILGRSKDMIIRGGENIYPAELENFFHTHPQVQEVQVVGVKDDRMGEEICACIQLKKGEKTTAEEIKAFCKGKVQKFKLREQMEQHLNL, encoded by the exons ATGCTGCGCGTCGGGAGGCTGTGCGCCCGGAGCCCGGGGGTGCTGGGGGCCCGGGTCGGCCTCTCCCGGGTTTGGCAGGAAGTGGGGTTGTGGGGCGTCCGTCCCCTCAG GGTTTTGGCACCAAGGCTCCAGGCCCCTGGCACTGAGTGGAAACTGGGGAGTAGGTTGGGGAAAAGAACCTTCTCTCTGATTAACGACAGGAAGTCAGCCTCCAG TTCTGGAGAGATGGATCGCACCGCCACCCTGCCCGTCGGAGGCCTCAGCTATGTCCAGGGCCATACCACATTGCACCTTATTAACAAGACTGTGGGGCAGTGCCTGGATACCACAGCACAGAGGGTCCCGGACCGAGAGGCCTTGGTTGTCCACCACGAAAACATCAGGTTGACCTTTGCCCAGCTCAAGGAGGAG GTGGACAAAGCTGCTTCTGGGCTCCTGAGTATTGGCCTCTGCAAGGGTGACCGTCTGGGCATGTGGGGACCCAACTCCTACGCATGGGTACTCATGCAGCTGGCCACGGCCCAGGCAGGCATCATTCTG CTAGTGCTTTCTCCTGAAGCCCACCAAGGAAGCCTGAAG GTGTCTGTGAACCCAGCCTACCAGGCTATGGAGGTGGAGTATGCCCTCAGGAAG GTGGGCTGCAAAGCCCTCGTGTTCCCCAGGCAATTCAAGACCCAGCATTACTACAACATCCTGAAGCAGATCTGTCCAGAGGTGGAGAAGGCCCAGCCAGGGGACTTGAAGAGTCAGAG GCTCCCAGATCTGACCACAGTCATCTCGGTGGACGCCCCTCTGCCAGGGACGCTGCTCCTGGATGAGGTGGTGGCAGCTGGCAGTCAAGAGCAGAATCTGGCCCGGCTCCGGCTCACCCAGCAGCTCCTGTCCTGCCATGACCCCATCAACATCCAGTTCACCTCG GGGACAACCGGCAGCCCCAAGGGGGCCACGCTCTCCCACTACAACATTGTCAACAACTCCAACATGATAGGAGAGCGCCTGAGACTGCACCAGAAG CCACCAGACAAGTCACGGGTGGTCCTGCCCAACCCCCTGTACCACTGCCTGGGTTCCGTGGGAGGCACAATGGTGAGCTTGATGCACGGGGTCACCCTCATCCTGTCCTCTCCGGTCTTTGATGGCAAGAAAGCGCTGGAGGCCATCAGCAGAGAGAG AGGCTCCTTGCTGTATGGAACTCCCACAATGTTCGTGGACATTCTGAACCAACCAGACTTCTCAAGTTATGACATCTCAGCCATgtgtggag GTGTGATTGGTGGGTCCCCTGCATCCCCAGAGCTGATCCGAGCCATCATCAACAAGCTGAACATGAAGGAACTGGTG GTGGTTTATGGATCCACAGAGAACAGTCCCGTGACCTTCATGAACTTCACCGAGGACGCAGTGGCGCAGAAGGCAGAAAGTGTGGGCAGGATCATGCCTCACACAGAG GCCCAGATTGTGAACGTGGGGACGGGGACACTGGCAGAGCTGAACACACCTGGAGAGCTGTGCATCCGAGGGTACTGCGTCATGCTGGGCTACTGGGGTGAGCCCTGGAAGACCGAGGAAGCAACTGGACAGGACAAGTGGTACCGGACAGG AGACATTGCCATGATGGACGAGCAGGGCTTCTGCAAGATCCTGGGCCGCTCCAAGGATATGATCATCCGCGGCGGTGAGAACATCTACCCCGCTGAGCTCGAGAACTTCTTTCACACCCACCCACAGGTGCAGGAAGTGCAG GTGGTGGGAGTGAAGGATGACCGGATGGGGGAGGAAATCTGTGCCTGCATTCAGCTCAAGAAAGGGGAGAAGACCACAGCGGAGGAGATCAAGGCTTTCTGCAAAGGGAAG GTCCAGAAATTCAAACTTCGAGAGCAGATGGAACAACATCTAAACCTGTGA
- the ACSF2 gene encoding medium-chain acyl-CoA ligase ACSF2, mitochondrial isoform X2 — protein MLRVGRLCARSPGVLGARVGLSRVWQEVGLWGVRPLRVLAPRLQAPGTEWKLGSRLGKRTFSLINDRKSASSSGEMDRTATLPVGGLSYVQGHTTLHLINKTVGQCLDTTAQRVPDREALVVHHENIRLTFAQLKEEVDKAASGLLSIGLCKGDRLGMWGPNSYAWVLMQLATAQAGIILVSVNPAYQAMEVEYALRKVGCKALVFPRQFKTQHYYNILKQICPEVEKAQPGDLKSQRLPDLTTVISVDAPLPGTLLLDEVVAAGSQEQNLARLRLTQQLLSCHDPINIQFTSGTTGSPKGATLSHYNIVNNSNMIGERLRLHQKPPDKSRVVLPNPLYHCLGSVGGTMVSLMHGVTLILSSPVFDGKKALEAISRERGSLLYGTPTMFVDILNQPDFSSYDISAMCGGVIGGSPASPELIRAIINKLNMKELVVVYGSTENSPVTFMNFTEDAVAQKAESVGRIMPHTEAQIVNVGTGTLAELNTPGELCIRGYCVMLGYWGEPWKTEEATGQDKWYRTGDIAMMDEQGFCKILGRSKDMIIRGGENIYPAELENFFHTHPQVQEVQVVGVKDDRMGEEICACIQLKKGEKTTAEEIKAFCKGKISHFKIPRYIVFVTNYPLTVSGKVQKFKLREQMEQHLNL, from the exons ATGCTGCGCGTCGGGAGGCTGTGCGCCCGGAGCCCGGGGGTGCTGGGGGCCCGGGTCGGCCTCTCCCGGGTTTGGCAGGAAGTGGGGTTGTGGGGCGTCCGTCCCCTCAG GGTTTTGGCACCAAGGCTCCAGGCCCCTGGCACTGAGTGGAAACTGGGGAGTAGGTTGGGGAAAAGAACCTTCTCTCTGATTAACGACAGGAAGTCAGCCTCCAG TTCTGGAGAGATGGATCGCACCGCCACCCTGCCCGTCGGAGGCCTCAGCTATGTCCAGGGCCATACCACATTGCACCTTATTAACAAGACTGTGGGGCAGTGCCTGGATACCACAGCACAGAGGGTCCCGGACCGAGAGGCCTTGGTTGTCCACCACGAAAACATCAGGTTGACCTTTGCCCAGCTCAAGGAGGAG GTGGACAAAGCTGCTTCTGGGCTCCTGAGTATTGGCCTCTGCAAGGGTGACCGTCTGGGCATGTGGGGACCCAACTCCTACGCATGGGTACTCATGCAGCTGGCCACGGCCCAGGCAGGCATCATTCTG GTGTCTGTGAACCCAGCCTACCAGGCTATGGAGGTGGAGTATGCCCTCAGGAAG GTGGGCTGCAAAGCCCTCGTGTTCCCCAGGCAATTCAAGACCCAGCATTACTACAACATCCTGAAGCAGATCTGTCCAGAGGTGGAGAAGGCCCAGCCAGGGGACTTGAAGAGTCAGAG GCTCCCAGATCTGACCACAGTCATCTCGGTGGACGCCCCTCTGCCAGGGACGCTGCTCCTGGATGAGGTGGTGGCAGCTGGCAGTCAAGAGCAGAATCTGGCCCGGCTCCGGCTCACCCAGCAGCTCCTGTCCTGCCATGACCCCATCAACATCCAGTTCACCTCG GGGACAACCGGCAGCCCCAAGGGGGCCACGCTCTCCCACTACAACATTGTCAACAACTCCAACATGATAGGAGAGCGCCTGAGACTGCACCAGAAG CCACCAGACAAGTCACGGGTGGTCCTGCCCAACCCCCTGTACCACTGCCTGGGTTCCGTGGGAGGCACAATGGTGAGCTTGATGCACGGGGTCACCCTCATCCTGTCCTCTCCGGTCTTTGATGGCAAGAAAGCGCTGGAGGCCATCAGCAGAGAGAG AGGCTCCTTGCTGTATGGAACTCCCACAATGTTCGTGGACATTCTGAACCAACCAGACTTCTCAAGTTATGACATCTCAGCCATgtgtggag GTGTGATTGGTGGGTCCCCTGCATCCCCAGAGCTGATCCGAGCCATCATCAACAAGCTGAACATGAAGGAACTGGTG GTGGTTTATGGATCCACAGAGAACAGTCCCGTGACCTTCATGAACTTCACCGAGGACGCAGTGGCGCAGAAGGCAGAAAGTGTGGGCAGGATCATGCCTCACACAGAG GCCCAGATTGTGAACGTGGGGACGGGGACACTGGCAGAGCTGAACACACCTGGAGAGCTGTGCATCCGAGGGTACTGCGTCATGCTGGGCTACTGGGGTGAGCCCTGGAAGACCGAGGAAGCAACTGGACAGGACAAGTGGTACCGGACAGG AGACATTGCCATGATGGACGAGCAGGGCTTCTGCAAGATCCTGGGCCGCTCCAAGGATATGATCATCCGCGGCGGTGAGAACATCTACCCCGCTGAGCTCGAGAACTTCTTTCACACCCACCCACAGGTGCAGGAAGTGCAG GTGGTGGGAGTGAAGGATGACCGGATGGGGGAGGAAATCTGTGCCTGCATTCAGCTCAAGAAAGGGGAGAAGACCACAGCGGAGGAGATCAAGGCTTTCTGCAAAGGGAAG ATCTCCCACTTCAAGATTCCCCGATACATCGTGTTTGTCACAAACTACCCCCTCACCGTCTCAGGAAAG GTCCAGAAATTCAAACTTCGAGAGCAGATGGAACAACATCTAAACCTGTGA
- the ACSF2 gene encoding medium-chain acyl-CoA ligase ACSF2, mitochondrial isoform X4, protein MLRVGRLCARSPGVLGARVGLSRVWQEVGLWGVRPLSSGEMDRTATLPVGGLSYVQGHTTLHLINKTVGQCLDTTAQRVPDREALVVHHENIRLTFAQLKEEVDKAASGLLSIGLCKGDRLGMWGPNSYAWVLMQLATAQAGIILLVLSPEAHQGSLKVSVNPAYQAMEVEYALRKVGCKALVFPRQFKTQHYYNILKQICPEVEKAQPGDLKSQRLPDLTTVISVDAPLPGTLLLDEVVAAGSQEQNLARLRLTQQLLSCHDPINIQFTSGTTGSPKGATLSHYNIVNNSNMIGERLRLHQKPPDKSRVVLPNPLYHCLGSVGGTMVSLMHGVTLILSSPVFDGKKALEAISRERGSLLYGTPTMFVDILNQPDFSSYDISAMCGGVIGGSPASPELIRAIINKLNMKELVVVYGSTENSPVTFMNFTEDAVAQKAESVGRIMPHTEAQIVNVGTGTLAELNTPGELCIRGYCVMLGYWGEPWKTEEATGQDKWYRTGDIAMMDEQGFCKILGRSKDMIIRGGENIYPAELENFFHTHPQVQEVQVVGVKDDRMGEEICACIQLKKGEKTTAEEIKAFCKGKISHFKIPRYIVFVTNYPLTVSGKVQKFKLREQMEQHLNL, encoded by the exons ATGCTGCGCGTCGGGAGGCTGTGCGCCCGGAGCCCGGGGGTGCTGGGGGCCCGGGTCGGCCTCTCCCGGGTTTGGCAGGAAGTGGGGTTGTGGGGCGTCCGTCCCCTCAG TTCTGGAGAGATGGATCGCACCGCCACCCTGCCCGTCGGAGGCCTCAGCTATGTCCAGGGCCATACCACATTGCACCTTATTAACAAGACTGTGGGGCAGTGCCTGGATACCACAGCACAGAGGGTCCCGGACCGAGAGGCCTTGGTTGTCCACCACGAAAACATCAGGTTGACCTTTGCCCAGCTCAAGGAGGAG GTGGACAAAGCTGCTTCTGGGCTCCTGAGTATTGGCCTCTGCAAGGGTGACCGTCTGGGCATGTGGGGACCCAACTCCTACGCATGGGTACTCATGCAGCTGGCCACGGCCCAGGCAGGCATCATTCTG CTAGTGCTTTCTCCTGAAGCCCACCAAGGAAGCCTGAAG GTGTCTGTGAACCCAGCCTACCAGGCTATGGAGGTGGAGTATGCCCTCAGGAAG GTGGGCTGCAAAGCCCTCGTGTTCCCCAGGCAATTCAAGACCCAGCATTACTACAACATCCTGAAGCAGATCTGTCCAGAGGTGGAGAAGGCCCAGCCAGGGGACTTGAAGAGTCAGAG GCTCCCAGATCTGACCACAGTCATCTCGGTGGACGCCCCTCTGCCAGGGACGCTGCTCCTGGATGAGGTGGTGGCAGCTGGCAGTCAAGAGCAGAATCTGGCCCGGCTCCGGCTCACCCAGCAGCTCCTGTCCTGCCATGACCCCATCAACATCCAGTTCACCTCG GGGACAACCGGCAGCCCCAAGGGGGCCACGCTCTCCCACTACAACATTGTCAACAACTCCAACATGATAGGAGAGCGCCTGAGACTGCACCAGAAG CCACCAGACAAGTCACGGGTGGTCCTGCCCAACCCCCTGTACCACTGCCTGGGTTCCGTGGGAGGCACAATGGTGAGCTTGATGCACGGGGTCACCCTCATCCTGTCCTCTCCGGTCTTTGATGGCAAGAAAGCGCTGGAGGCCATCAGCAGAGAGAG AGGCTCCTTGCTGTATGGAACTCCCACAATGTTCGTGGACATTCTGAACCAACCAGACTTCTCAAGTTATGACATCTCAGCCATgtgtggag GTGTGATTGGTGGGTCCCCTGCATCCCCAGAGCTGATCCGAGCCATCATCAACAAGCTGAACATGAAGGAACTGGTG GTGGTTTATGGATCCACAGAGAACAGTCCCGTGACCTTCATGAACTTCACCGAGGACGCAGTGGCGCAGAAGGCAGAAAGTGTGGGCAGGATCATGCCTCACACAGAG GCCCAGATTGTGAACGTGGGGACGGGGACACTGGCAGAGCTGAACACACCTGGAGAGCTGTGCATCCGAGGGTACTGCGTCATGCTGGGCTACTGGGGTGAGCCCTGGAAGACCGAGGAAGCAACTGGACAGGACAAGTGGTACCGGACAGG AGACATTGCCATGATGGACGAGCAGGGCTTCTGCAAGATCCTGGGCCGCTCCAAGGATATGATCATCCGCGGCGGTGAGAACATCTACCCCGCTGAGCTCGAGAACTTCTTTCACACCCACCCACAGGTGCAGGAAGTGCAG GTGGTGGGAGTGAAGGATGACCGGATGGGGGAGGAAATCTGTGCCTGCATTCAGCTCAAGAAAGGGGAGAAGACCACAGCGGAGGAGATCAAGGCTTTCTGCAAAGGGAAG ATCTCCCACTTCAAGATTCCCCGATACATCGTGTTTGTCACAAACTACCCCCTCACCGTCTCAGGAAAG GTCCAGAAATTCAAACTTCGAGAGCAGATGGAACAACATCTAAACCTGTGA
- the ACSF2 gene encoding medium-chain acyl-CoA ligase ACSF2, mitochondrial isoform X5, producing the protein MDRTATLPVGGLSYVQGHTTLHLINKTVGQCLDTTAQRVPDREALVVHHENIRLTFAQLKEEVDKAASGLLSIGLCKGDRLGMWGPNSYAWVLMQLATAQAGIILLVLSPEAHQGSLKVSVNPAYQAMEVEYALRKVGCKALVFPRQFKTQHYYNILKQICPEVEKAQPGDLKSQRLPDLTTVISVDAPLPGTLLLDEVVAAGSQEQNLARLRLTQQLLSCHDPINIQFTSGTTGSPKGATLSHYNIVNNSNMIGERLRLHQKPPDKSRVVLPNPLYHCLGSVGGTMVSLMHGVTLILSSPVFDGKKALEAISRERGSLLYGTPTMFVDILNQPDFSSYDISAMCGGVIGGSPASPELIRAIINKLNMKELVVVYGSTENSPVTFMNFTEDAVAQKAESVGRIMPHTEAQIVNVGTGTLAELNTPGELCIRGYCVMLGYWGEPWKTEEATGQDKWYRTGDIAMMDEQGFCKILGRSKDMIIRGGENIYPAELENFFHTHPQVQEVQVVGVKDDRMGEEICACIQLKKGEKTTAEEIKAFCKGKISHFKIPRYIVFVTNYPLTVSGKVQKFKLREQMEQHLNL; encoded by the exons ATGGATCGCACCGCCACCCTGCCCGTCGGAGGCCTCAGCTATGTCCAGGGCCATACCACATTGCACCTTATTAACAAGACTGTGGGGCAGTGCCTGGATACCACAGCACAGAGGGTCCCGGACCGAGAGGCCTTGGTTGTCCACCACGAAAACATCAGGTTGACCTTTGCCCAGCTCAAGGAGGAG GTGGACAAAGCTGCTTCTGGGCTCCTGAGTATTGGCCTCTGCAAGGGTGACCGTCTGGGCATGTGGGGACCCAACTCCTACGCATGGGTACTCATGCAGCTGGCCACGGCCCAGGCAGGCATCATTCTG CTAGTGCTTTCTCCTGAAGCCCACCAAGGAAGCCTGAAG GTGTCTGTGAACCCAGCCTACCAGGCTATGGAGGTGGAGTATGCCCTCAGGAAG GTGGGCTGCAAAGCCCTCGTGTTCCCCAGGCAATTCAAGACCCAGCATTACTACAACATCCTGAAGCAGATCTGTCCAGAGGTGGAGAAGGCCCAGCCAGGGGACTTGAAGAGTCAGAG GCTCCCAGATCTGACCACAGTCATCTCGGTGGACGCCCCTCTGCCAGGGACGCTGCTCCTGGATGAGGTGGTGGCAGCTGGCAGTCAAGAGCAGAATCTGGCCCGGCTCCGGCTCACCCAGCAGCTCCTGTCCTGCCATGACCCCATCAACATCCAGTTCACCTCG GGGACAACCGGCAGCCCCAAGGGGGCCACGCTCTCCCACTACAACATTGTCAACAACTCCAACATGATAGGAGAGCGCCTGAGACTGCACCAGAAG CCACCAGACAAGTCACGGGTGGTCCTGCCCAACCCCCTGTACCACTGCCTGGGTTCCGTGGGAGGCACAATGGTGAGCTTGATGCACGGGGTCACCCTCATCCTGTCCTCTCCGGTCTTTGATGGCAAGAAAGCGCTGGAGGCCATCAGCAGAGAGAG AGGCTCCTTGCTGTATGGAACTCCCACAATGTTCGTGGACATTCTGAACCAACCAGACTTCTCAAGTTATGACATCTCAGCCATgtgtggag GTGTGATTGGTGGGTCCCCTGCATCCCCAGAGCTGATCCGAGCCATCATCAACAAGCTGAACATGAAGGAACTGGTG GTGGTTTATGGATCCACAGAGAACAGTCCCGTGACCTTCATGAACTTCACCGAGGACGCAGTGGCGCAGAAGGCAGAAAGTGTGGGCAGGATCATGCCTCACACAGAG GCCCAGATTGTGAACGTGGGGACGGGGACACTGGCAGAGCTGAACACACCTGGAGAGCTGTGCATCCGAGGGTACTGCGTCATGCTGGGCTACTGGGGTGAGCCCTGGAAGACCGAGGAAGCAACTGGACAGGACAAGTGGTACCGGACAGG AGACATTGCCATGATGGACGAGCAGGGCTTCTGCAAGATCCTGGGCCGCTCCAAGGATATGATCATCCGCGGCGGTGAGAACATCTACCCCGCTGAGCTCGAGAACTTCTTTCACACCCACCCACAGGTGCAGGAAGTGCAG GTGGTGGGAGTGAAGGATGACCGGATGGGGGAGGAAATCTGTGCCTGCATTCAGCTCAAGAAAGGGGAGAAGACCACAGCGGAGGAGATCAAGGCTTTCTGCAAAGGGAAG ATCTCCCACTTCAAGATTCCCCGATACATCGTGTTTGTCACAAACTACCCCCTCACCGTCTCAGGAAAG GTCCAGAAATTCAAACTTCGAGAGCAGATGGAACAACATCTAAACCTGTGA